A genomic region of Leptospira terpstrae serovar Hualin str. LT 11-33 = ATCC 700639 contains the following coding sequences:
- a CDS encoding FliI/YscN family ATPase: MIEKKFTEHIDAISKYLNVVEKIEPIRKSGVVVSVVGNVIYSQGPPDSKVGEILEVERGSDKGYLACVLVGFKDHLYTLMPLGDTQQIFPHAFVFSSGRQITLNAGPELLGRVLNGLGKPIDSKGILITKEERPSEPRFLNPLDRPPITDVLETGVRAIDGMLTVGRGQRIGIFSGSGVGKSSLLGMIARYTNADVNVVALIGERGREVNEFLHVELGKEALAKSVVFVATSDSSKMEQVSCANLACSAAEYFREKGMSVNLYMDSLTRYAEALRELSIGEPVVTKGYASSVFTKMAKLVERAGTSHNGGSITGFYTVLTDAEDDMDDIVADKVRGFIDGHIVLTRKLAEQSHYPAIDVPASLSRLMQKIVNEDHYMRASIVRELISKYKNSEDIILLNAYVRGADEKVDMAIDKKSQIDDYLRQRIEEKSSYNDATNRLTKILQSSTRNDDDF, encoded by the coding sequence ATGATTGAAAAGAAATTTACGGAACATATCGATGCCATTTCCAAATACCTGAATGTCGTCGAAAAAATTGAACCCATTCGCAAAAGTGGGGTCGTTGTATCCGTTGTGGGCAATGTCATTTACTCCCAAGGACCACCTGATTCGAAAGTAGGTGAAATCTTAGAAGTGGAACGTGGTTCGGATAAAGGATACCTGGCTTGTGTCCTTGTAGGATTTAAAGACCATTTATACACCTTAATGCCATTAGGCGATACGCAACAAATATTCCCTCATGCATTTGTATTTTCTTCTGGTAGACAAATCACTCTCAATGCTGGGCCTGAACTTTTAGGTCGTGTGTTAAACGGTCTTGGTAAACCAATTGATAGTAAAGGAATCCTTATCACCAAAGAAGAAAGACCTTCCGAACCAAGGTTTTTAAATCCACTGGATCGTCCTCCGATCACTGATGTGTTGGAAACGGGAGTACGTGCTATCGATGGAATGTTGACTGTGGGACGTGGCCAAAGGATTGGAATTTTTTCTGGATCTGGTGTGGGTAAATCAAGTTTACTCGGAATGATCGCTCGTTATACGAATGCTGATGTCAACGTCGTGGCTCTGATCGGCGAAAGGGGTCGCGAGGTAAATGAATTTCTACATGTAGAACTTGGCAAAGAGGCATTGGCAAAATCAGTAGTTTTTGTAGCCACCTCTGACTCATCCAAAATGGAACAAGTGAGTTGTGCCAACTTAGCCTGTTCTGCAGCAGAATACTTTCGAGAAAAAGGAATGTCAGTCAATTTGTATATGGACTCCCTCACTCGTTATGCGGAAGCACTGAGAGAACTATCGATTGGGGAACCAGTCGTGACAAAGGGATATGCTTCCAGTGTCTTTACCAAAATGGCAAAACTTGTAGAAAGAGCAGGAACCTCACATAACGGTGGTTCCATAACCGGATTTTATACAGTGTTAACTGATGCAGAAGATGATATGGATGATATTGTAGCAGATAAAGTGCGAGGATTTATTGACGGACATATAGTTCTCACAAGAAAACTTGCTGAACAAAGTCACTATCCTGCCATTGATGTTCCAGCCTCCCTTTCTAGGCTCATGCAAAAAATTGTAAACGAAGACCACTATATGCGTGCCTCGATTGTGCGAGAGTTGATCTCCAAATACAAAAACTCTGAAGATATCATTTTACTCAATGCCTATGTTCGTGGTGCCGATGAAAAAGTAGATATGGCCATTGATAAAAAGTCACAGATTGATGACTATCTGAGACAAAGGATTGAAGAAAAGTCTAGTTACAACGATGCCACAAACCGACTCACTAAAATCTTACAATCTTCCACTCGCAACGACGACGATTTCTAA
- a CDS encoding SpoIIE family protein phosphatase, producing MSYKHLHLIGLAFVLFCLTELPLFATSPAEIVRKSQGIPVHLEGEWDFYPHTFLSETGEVPESKLQLLVPGIWNSELGTGNGYGTYRLVLERPDGTDLDTVYGIKLVDLATASRVYWNGKLLGSSGVVSKNPEESSPSYQFQFYPLPWKDGPNELLVEISNYHHDKGGMWEPPYVGEWNKLFKENEKDLASSLFLAGAVFIIALYHFGLFYFRRSDKGNLLFGFAALLLSLRTLFTGERFVFNELSPYISWNFCLRIEYLTFYLSPYLFFAFFREFYPNFYPRWMDRLLLFPTLIFISFLLVLPTPVYTKLNGYFHIVFLSGILLILQGVLRAVVNRKESSLLFAIGIISVAIAAFIDLLNAYQIVYTVEAIPIGIFVFILVQSLTLSRRFSRAFSDVESLSKRLLALDKLKDEFLANTSHELKTPLNGIIGIAESMFDGIGGKLNQEQRQNLGMIVSSGKRLSSLVDDILDFSKMKNRDLDLDLKAIDLHQICDLVLVISRPLYVTKNLTVRNHVPMDFPPILGDEARLQQILFNLIGNAIKFTEKGRIDVSAEIMERMLVLSIKDTGIGIPQDKFADIFRSFEQVDASTTRKFGGTGLGLAISKRLVELHGGTIWVESSEGEGSTFRFTLPLAREGEIPMEKPPTKKTDLWFGGESPEFEPIEETTEEYDGEKIKVLVVDDEPINRQVLKNHLTLIGCDVHEASNGGDAIRMVRDDGPFELMLLDIMMPGMSGYDVCTVLRESYSLYQLPILFLTAKNQITDIIASLEAGGNDYLAKPFDKRELISRAKNLITLKKAVEEQNKFIAFQNELGLARKLQSSILPEEAPNIVGIKTEFYYEPMDSVGGDFFDFHAISETELGVMVADVSGHGIPAALISAMLKIAFSTQIRLSREPAQLMTQINSTLLGKMKGAFLTASYIYINLETKEMIHARCGHPPLIINRVGESKSKLSLPQGKLIGWIPELDIQEDVVSLRSGDRIVLYTDGITETTNAEKEMIGQENWENIVQRYSGYPISESKRLLLERIKEFTGNRSPDDDVTLVILEID from the coding sequence TTGTCCTATAAACACTTACATTTGATTGGTTTGGCGTTTGTCCTCTTTTGCCTAACGGAACTTCCGTTGTTTGCGACTTCCCCAGCTGAGATCGTGCGAAAAAGTCAGGGAATTCCTGTCCACTTAGAAGGGGAATGGGATTTTTATCCCCATACTTTCCTCTCGGAAACGGGCGAAGTGCCTGAGTCAAAACTCCAACTTTTGGTTCCTGGGATTTGGAATTCAGAACTGGGGACCGGGAATGGGTATGGAACCTACAGGTTGGTTTTGGAAAGACCAGATGGAACTGATCTAGACACAGTGTACGGAATCAAACTTGTTGATTTAGCTACGGCTTCACGAGTGTATTGGAATGGGAAACTCCTTGGATCCTCTGGTGTGGTTTCCAAAAATCCCGAAGAATCAAGTCCTTCTTACCAATTTCAATTTTACCCTCTACCTTGGAAAGACGGACCTAACGAACTTTTGGTGGAAATTTCCAACTACCACCATGACAAGGGTGGGATGTGGGAACCGCCTTATGTAGGTGAGTGGAACAAACTATTTAAAGAAAATGAAAAAGATTTAGCTTCCTCTTTATTTTTAGCAGGAGCTGTCTTTATTATTGCCTTGTATCATTTTGGATTATTTTATTTTAGACGATCCGATAAAGGAAATTTACTCTTTGGTTTTGCGGCACTTCTTTTGTCCCTTCGCACCTTATTTACTGGCGAGAGATTTGTGTTTAATGAATTGTCTCCCTATATCTCTTGGAACTTCTGCTTACGAATTGAATACCTAACGTTTTATTTATCTCCTTATTTATTCTTCGCGTTTTTTCGCGAATTTTATCCAAACTTTTATCCGCGTTGGATGGATAGACTTTTACTTTTCCCAACCTTAATTTTTATCAGTTTTCTTTTGGTTTTACCAACGCCCGTTTATACAAAGTTAAATGGATACTTCCATATTGTTTTTTTATCGGGTATTCTTTTGATTTTGCAAGGGGTGTTACGTGCAGTAGTAAATAGAAAAGAAAGTAGTTTGTTATTTGCGATAGGGATTATTTCTGTAGCGATAGCTGCCTTTATAGATTTACTGAATGCCTACCAGATCGTATATACAGTGGAAGCAATTCCGATTGGAATTTTTGTATTTATTTTAGTACAATCCTTAACCCTCTCCAGACGATTCAGCCGAGCTTTTTCTGATGTGGAATCTCTATCCAAAAGACTTCTTGCCTTAGACAAACTAAAAGATGAGTTTTTAGCAAATACTTCTCACGAATTAAAAACACCTTTAAATGGGATTATTGGTATCGCCGAATCTATGTTTGATGGAATTGGGGGAAAGCTCAACCAAGAACAAAGACAGAATTTAGGAATGATTGTGAGTTCTGGAAAACGTTTGTCTTCCCTTGTAGATGATATTTTGGATTTTTCCAAAATGAAAAATAGAGATTTAGATTTGGATCTCAAGGCCATAGACCTCCACCAAATTTGTGATTTGGTTCTTGTAATCTCAAGACCTCTTTATGTAACCAAAAATCTAACGGTGCGAAATCATGTTCCTATGGATTTTCCTCCGATTTTAGGTGATGAAGCAAGACTCCAACAAATCTTATTTAATCTTATTGGGAATGCGATTAAATTTACAGAGAAGGGTCGCATCGATGTTTCTGCAGAAATTATGGAAAGGATGTTAGTCCTTTCCATAAAGGATACGGGAATCGGAATTCCTCAGGATAAATTTGCAGATATTTTTAGATCTTTTGAACAAGTGGATGCATCCACCACACGTAAGTTTGGTGGAACGGGTCTTGGTCTTGCCATCTCCAAACGATTGGTGGAGTTACATGGCGGAACCATTTGGGTAGAATCTTCAGAAGGAGAAGGTTCTACTTTTCGATTCACTTTACCTTTGGCAAGGGAAGGGGAAATCCCGATGGAAAAACCACCTACCAAAAAAACCGATTTATGGTTTGGTGGTGAGTCTCCCGAATTCGAACCGATTGAAGAAACCACTGAGGAATATGATGGAGAGAAAATCAAAGTCCTTGTTGTTGATGATGAACCCATCAATCGGCAAGTCTTGAAAAACCATCTAACACTCATTGGTTGTGACGTTCATGAGGCATCCAATGGCGGAGATGCCATTCGTATGGTACGGGACGATGGTCCATTTGAGTTAATGCTCCTCGACATTATGATGCCAGGAATGAGTGGGTATGATGTTTGTACTGTGCTACGAGAATCTTATTCTTTATACCAACTTCCTATTTTGTTTTTAACTGCTAAAAATCAAATTACCGATATCATTGCCTCTTTAGAGGCCGGCGGAAATGATTATTTAGCAAAACCTTTCGACAAACGAGAGTTAATCTCCCGTGCCAAGAACTTAATTACTTTAAAAAAGGCAGTAGAGGAACAAAACAAATTCATTGCCTTTCAAAATGAGTTGGGGCTTGCAAGAAAACTCCAAAGTTCTATTCTACCGGAAGAAGCGCCCAATATTGTAGGCATCAAAACAGAGTTTTATTATGAACCAATGGATAGTGTGGGGGGAGACTTCTTTGATTTTCACGCGATTTCGGAAACAGAACTGGGTGTGATGGTTGCCGACGTATCGGGGCATGGGATTCCTGCTGCCCTCATTTCTGCCATGTTAAAGATTGCCTTCTCTACTCAAATTCGTTTGTCTAGAGAACCTGCCCAACTCATGACCCAAATCAACTCCACCTTACTCGGAAAAATGAAAGGTGCTTTTCTCACTGCGTCCTATATATATATAAATTTAGAAACTAAAGAAATGATCCATGCACGTTGTGGTCACCCTCCACTCATTATCAACCGTGTAGGGGAATCCAAATCAAAACTTAGTTTGCCACAAGGGAAACTCATTGGTTGGATCCCAGAGTTGGATATCCAAGAAGATGTAGTATCCCTTCGTTCCGGGGATCGGATTGTGTTGTATACTGACGGGATTACAGAAACGACAAACGCTGAAAAAGAAATGATAGGTCAGGAAAATTGGGAAAATATTGTACAAAGATACAGTGGGTATCCAATTTCTGAATCCAAACGATTGTTACTCGAAAGGATCAAAGAATTTACAGGCAATCGTTCTCCGGATGATGACGTGACTCTAGTGATTCTAGAAATAGATTAG
- a CDS encoding flagellar export protein FliJ, with product MKRFRFSLETVLKLRGWREEEEIRRLSLVVSKLNSLIGEKDSNEKEIESSYEAILASSKVGTSLSDYLSIEQYIQGLMRRNEELEERIRTQNDEVNLVRKDVMVARMNKKVIEVLKDKRFAEWKKKRNRMERREVEEFNLQLSKQSLFDSTESYGPAKSKKIPRTFKILNREDGGDELTSDFKTLRDFYEKYYLGQGKS from the coding sequence GTGAAACGATTTCGTTTTAGTTTAGAGACAGTACTCAAATTACGAGGTTGGCGGGAAGAAGAAGAAATCCGCAGGCTTTCTCTCGTTGTCTCCAAACTCAATTCCCTCATTGGAGAAAAAGATTCCAATGAAAAAGAAATTGAATCTTCTTATGAAGCGATCCTTGCTTCCTCAAAAGTGGGGACAAGCCTTTCCGATTACCTTTCCATCGAACAATACATCCAGGGCCTAATGCGACGCAATGAGGAATTGGAAGAACGAATTAGAACCCAAAATGACGAAGTCAATTTGGTTCGCAAAGACGTAATGGTTGCCCGAATGAATAAAAAGGTGATCGAAGTTTTAAAAGACAAACGATTTGCAGAATGGAAGAAAAAACGAAACCGAATGGAACGGAGAGAAGTAGAAGAATTTAACCTTCAACTAAGCAAACAATCATTATTCGATTCGACAGAAAGTTATGGTCCGGCAAAATCTAAAAAGATTCCGCGGACTTTCAAAATTTTGAATCGTGAGGACGGGGGTGACGAACTCACATCCGACTTCAAAACTCTTCGTGATTTTTATGAAAAATACTATCTAGGACAAGGGAAATCGTAA
- a CDS encoding periplasmic-type flagellar collar protein FlbB → MASVTDSTRSFFLIVLIFFLIAIGFFVFDYFQVINAEDYLPFLKKQAGLVNQDLLSPTELEKLEMEKAKERLIADREELEQMKRELEEKSSFLHADKERLEELKEGIQRKEKEMADKLKKDNARAEKVKVLANKVANMPPESARDMLINWPDYDIIEVFEQMDRDAEEDGRQTITTYLLTLFPAERRSVISNKWLDAGARNVPNYGKSIDEDNDEP, encoded by the coding sequence ATGGCAAGTGTAACCGATAGCACAAGATCTTTCTTTTTAATCGTTCTCATCTTCTTTTTAATCGCAATTGGTTTCTTTGTTTTTGATTACTTCCAAGTCATCAACGCAGAGGACTATCTACCCTTTCTCAAAAAACAAGCAGGGCTTGTAAACCAAGACCTGCTTTCTCCTACTGAACTCGAAAAGTTGGAGATGGAAAAAGCAAAAGAAAGGCTCATTGCTGACCGTGAAGAACTAGAACAAATGAAACGTGAGTTAGAAGAAAAATCTTCTTTCCTCCATGCCGATAAAGAACGTTTGGAAGAACTTAAAGAAGGGATCCAACGAAAAGAAAAAGAAATGGCGGACAAGTTAAAAAAAGACAATGCCCGTGCAGAAAAAGTAAAGGTCCTTGCGAACAAAGTGGCCAACATGCCACCGGAATCAGCCCGAGATATGTTAATCAATTGGCCAGACTACGATATCATTGAAGTATTTGAACAAATGGATAGAGATGCCGAAGAAGATGGAAGGCAAACCATCACCACATATCTACTTACTTTATTTCCTGCAGAACGAAGGTCTGTGATTTCAAATAAATGGTTAGATGCAGGAGCAAGGAACGTTCCCAATTACGGGAAAAGTATTGATGAGGATAACGACGAGCCGTAA
- a CDS encoding guanylate kinase, giving the protein MKANPNLYIISSVAGGGKSTIISALLAEYPDFYFSISCTTRDPRPGDIEGKTYYFLSVPEFKKRIADGEFYEWAEVHGNFYGTPKGPILAAIREHRVALLDLDVQGAKSVKDLRPESVTIFIEPPSREIWIERLIRRGTDSKTSIERRIENGIRELDEAPSFDYVVVNDHLDDAIRDVKAILFRKES; this is encoded by the coding sequence TTGAAAGCAAATCCCAATTTGTATATTATTTCTTCTGTAGCTGGTGGTGGAAAGTCTACCATCATCTCTGCTTTACTTGCCGAGTATCCCGATTTCTATTTTTCCATTTCTTGTACAACAAGAGATCCGAGACCAGGGGATATCGAAGGCAAAACCTATTATTTTTTATCCGTTCCTGAATTTAAAAAACGAATTGCCGATGGTGAGTTTTATGAATGGGCGGAAGTGCATGGAAATTTTTATGGAACTCCCAAAGGTCCAATCCTTGCTGCCATTCGGGAACATCGCGTAGCACTTCTCGATTTGGATGTACAAGGTGCCAAGTCTGTGAAAGACCTTAGGCCAGAGTCTGTGACTATTTTTATTGAACCACCGAGTAGAGAAATTTGGATTGAACGTTTGATCCGCCGTGGAACCGATTCCAAAACCAGTATTGAAAGACGGATCGAAAATGGAATCAGAGAATTGGATGAAGCACCAAGCTTTGATTATGTGGTAGTGAACGATCATTTAGATGACGCCATTCGAGACGTCAAAGCCATACTCTTTCGAAAAGAATCTTAA
- a CDS encoding DUF370 domain-containing protein, translating into MSSFPVLNVGFSNVVFVSKILTILQADSAGAKRLRSEAKSENRLIDATGGRKTRSVLVLDSGHILLSAIRPESLSKRLESGDNHFAEGEEESED; encoded by the coding sequence ATGTCTTCGTTTCCGGTACTCAATGTAGGTTTTTCGAACGTAGTCTTTGTTTCGAAAATTTTGACTATCCTCCAAGCAGACTCTGCTGGTGCCAAACGACTTCGTTCTGAGGCCAAATCAGAAAATAGGCTCATTGATGCCACTGGGGGACGAAAGACAAGATCTGTTCTTGTTTTAGATTCAGGACATATCCTTCTCTCTGCAATCCGACCAGAAAGTTTATCCAAACGGTTAGAATCCGGGGACAATCATTTTGCGGAAGGGGAAGAGGAGTCTGAAGATTGA
- a CDS encoding FapA family protein, whose amino-acid sequence MSLTEFLTEELKEFDRKEKEQVEVIADTIEECLAIASQHLGRKVHEIDYTVLKRGKKSLFFSEPYHIRASIIPDDMLLDELSLLDEHLTGGSGKLVSKDLKELVTPKNKDGRVTVKIYRTGVFVTVYPPSGEGLAMTIADVSKKLSFRGVAGVDQNLINKILKEKKGEPVLISNQKPKAGNDSSCNVEIAQENMRAFVTVYPARPGGRDLEVSDIVAALKGMGVAHGLKEEEIRKSLEEDIHNKPFIGAEGDFPVNGKNAEIKYYVRTEKKINFKEDQSGRVDYKDLDMIENVVVGQLLAEKIPAEKGKFGRNLFGMVLPAKDGLDTELKQGKGTILSEDKMRLTAEVNGQVLYAAGRLSVETVYRINGDVGVRTGNVTFLGSIIITGNVEDNYSVKAAGNIEIYGTVQKAVVEADGDIIVRQGVTGREEARIESTGGNIVAKFIQNATCITEKDIIVQEGILHSHLMAGGKVSCKGKRGQIVGGTIQAAQLISAKIIGSQANPQTDLIVGNNPKILKQIQEYEEKRKENQDKLDQLTKTMRTLKARKDADPASFTAEQDAHLQKLDAGTKKLEKRIAEAGKDIQTLTEYMDEQAATGRISVEKTIFPGVTIRIRNAEFKLRHETKAKTFYEEESQVRSAPYEDPDEQKNDWRKKRGRGKSKN is encoded by the coding sequence ATGTCTCTCACTGAATTTCTTACAGAGGAACTGAAAGAGTTCGACCGTAAGGAAAAAGAACAAGTGGAAGTCATTGCCGATACCATTGAAGAATGTTTGGCAATTGCATCCCAGCACCTAGGTCGCAAAGTCCATGAAATAGATTATACAGTTCTAAAAAGAGGAAAGAAGTCTTTATTCTTTTCTGAACCCTACCATATTCGCGCCTCTATCATTCCTGACGATATGCTTCTCGATGAACTCAGTCTTTTGGATGAGCACCTAACGGGCGGTAGCGGAAAATTAGTTTCCAAAGATTTAAAAGAACTTGTCACTCCTAAAAATAAAGATGGCCGAGTGACTGTTAAAATTTACCGCACAGGTGTTTTCGTTACTGTTTATCCACCAAGTGGAGAAGGCCTTGCAATGACTATTGCGGATGTTTCTAAAAAACTTTCGTTTCGTGGTGTAGCCGGTGTTGATCAAAATCTAATCAATAAAATCCTTAAAGAAAAAAAAGGGGAACCGGTTCTCATTTCGAACCAGAAACCAAAAGCAGGAAATGATTCTAGCTGCAACGTAGAAATTGCACAAGAGAACATGAGAGCCTTTGTCACTGTCTATCCGGCAAGACCCGGTGGGCGAGATTTAGAAGTTTCTGATATTGTGGCAGCTCTTAAAGGTATGGGTGTGGCTCACGGTTTAAAAGAAGAAGAAATCAGAAAAAGTTTAGAAGAAGACATTCATAATAAACCATTCATCGGGGCGGAAGGTGATTTCCCTGTGAATGGTAAAAATGCGGAAATCAAATACTATGTTCGCACGGAAAAGAAAATTAACTTCAAGGAAGACCAGTCGGGTCGAGTCGATTACAAAGACTTAGATATGATTGAAAACGTTGTTGTGGGACAATTGTTAGCTGAAAAAATTCCTGCAGAAAAAGGAAAGTTTGGACGCAATTTATTTGGTATGGTGCTTCCGGCCAAAGATGGTTTAGATACAGAACTCAAACAAGGAAAAGGAACCATCCTTTCTGAAGACAAAATGCGTCTTACTGCTGAAGTCAACGGACAGGTGTTATATGCTGCAGGAAGACTCTCTGTCGAAACAGTTTACCGCATCAATGGAGATGTGGGAGTTCGTACAGGTAATGTTACTTTCTTAGGTTCAATCATTATCACAGGAAACGTAGAGGACAATTATTCTGTCAAAGCTGCGGGTAACATTGAAATTTATGGAACTGTACAAAAGGCAGTCGTCGAAGCGGATGGAGACATCATTGTCCGCCAAGGGGTAACAGGAAGGGAAGAGGCACGAATAGAATCCACAGGTGGAAACATCGTTGCTAAGTTCATCCAAAACGCCACTTGCATTACAGAAAAAGACATCATTGTCCAAGAAGGAATTTTACATTCCCATTTAATGGCTGGAGGCAAAGTTTCTTGTAAAGGGAAACGGGGACAAATTGTGGGGGGAACGATCCAAGCAGCCCAACTCATTTCTGCCAAAATCATTGGTTCTCAAGCGAACCCCCAAACCGACCTCATCGTGGGAAACAATCCTAAAATCTTAAAACAGATTCAGGAATATGAAGAGAAGAGAAAGGAAAACCAGGACAAACTGGACCAACTCACAAAAACCATGCGCACCCTCAAAGCGAGAAAGGATGCCGATCCTGCGAGTTTTACAGCCGAACAGGACGCTCATTTGCAGAAATTGGACGCAGGTACTAAGAAACTCGAAAAACGCATTGCTGAGGCTGGAAAAGACATCCAGACACTTACCGAATACATGGACGAACAAGCTGCCACAGGCCGTATTTCAGTCGAGAAGACCATTTTCCCGGGTGTTACGATCCGTATCCGCAATGCAGAGTTCAAACTCCGCCACGAGACCAAAGCAAAGACTTTTTACGAAGAAGAATCCCAAGTTCGCAGTGCTCCTTACGAAGATCCGGACGAACAGAAAAATGACTGGAGAAAAAAGAGAGGGCGTGGTAAGTCTAAGAATTAG
- the whiG gene encoding RNA polymerase sigma factor WhiG, whose product MSRLLDKYNQFDETDLWKQYRVTKDAEIRSYLVEKYSPLVKHVAGRIAIGMPQNVEFEDLVSYGVFGLLDAIEKFDPSREIKFKTYAMTRIRGSIFDELRSVDWIPRSIRQKAKQLENIIAMLENKEGKKVDDEEIAKELGVSMEEYNSLLAKLSGTSLVSLNDIWFLGDENDEVSFMETLESPMNMNPDNIIEKEEIKNVIVEAIQSLPEKEKKVIVLYYYEDLTLKEIGEVLEVTESRISQLHTKAVARLRSKLSKVKSAIQKR is encoded by the coding sequence ATGTCAAGATTGCTAGACAAATACAATCAGTTTGATGAGACAGATCTTTGGAAACAATACCGCGTCACAAAGGATGCGGAAATCCGAAGTTACCTTGTTGAAAAATATTCACCTCTCGTCAAACACGTGGCTGGGCGGATTGCGATTGGTATGCCTCAAAATGTCGAATTTGAAGACCTCGTCAGTTATGGCGTTTTTGGTCTGTTAGATGCGATTGAAAAATTCGACCCTTCTCGCGAAATTAAATTCAAAACTTATGCTATGACCCGGATTCGTGGGTCCATTTTTGACGAACTTAGAAGTGTGGACTGGATCCCTCGTTCGATTCGCCAAAAAGCAAAACAGTTGGAAAATATCATTGCCATGCTTGAGAACAAGGAAGGCAAAAAAGTGGATGATGAAGAGATCGCAAAAGAACTCGGAGTCTCCATGGAAGAATACAACTCGCTCCTTGCAAAACTTTCCGGAACCTCTCTTGTCTCTTTAAATGATATTTGGTTTCTCGGTGATGAGAACGATGAAGTTTCCTTTATGGAAACTCTAGAATCTCCGATGAATATGAACCCAGACAATATCATCGAAAAAGAAGAAATCAAAAATGTAATTGTAGAAGCCATCCAGTCTTTACCTGAAAAGGAAAAGAAAGTCATCGTACTCTATTATTATGAAGACCTCACCTTAAAAGAAATTGGTGAAGTTTTGGAAGTTACAGAATCTAGAATATCGCAACTTCACACAAAAGCTGTCGCAAGACTTCGCAGTAAACTCTCTAAAGTAAAATCCGCGATCCAAAAAAGGTAA
- a CDS encoding MinD/ParA family protein produces MDQAANLRKLTETGTGLKLVQPQDTVKKTKIIAVASGKGGVGKSTVSVNLAISIARTGLKVLIFDGDLGLANVNVLLGIIPKYNLYHVVKGHKSLKDIVISTPEGVDIIAGASGYSQLANLNETQRNNLIKGFAELDRYDVMIIDTGAGISANVIGLVMPADEVIVVTTPEPTSITDSYGLIKSIVSQSKDKNLKIIVNRVRSAIEGKKVADRVIDISGQFLEVQVENLGFIFQDEEVEKSIREQKPFIIGAPRSKAAACLTRVTHTLLQTEGGYTDEEGLTGFFKKFFSFVDFKEKEMEERMEEDN; encoded by the coding sequence ATGGACCAAGCTGCAAATCTTAGAAAGCTCACTGAAACTGGTACTGGATTAAAACTTGTTCAACCCCAGGATACAGTCAAAAAAACCAAAATCATCGCGGTAGCTTCCGGCAAAGGTGGTGTGGGAAAAAGTACTGTATCTGTAAACCTTGCCATTTCCATAGCAAGAACCGGACTCAAAGTTTTGATCTTTGATGGTGACTTGGGTCTTGCCAATGTCAATGTCCTACTAGGAATCATTCCGAAATACAATTTATACCATGTGGTGAAAGGCCACAAATCTCTCAAAGACATCGTGATCTCCACACCCGAAGGTGTAGACATCATTGCAGGTGCTTCTGGATATTCTCAGTTAGCTAACCTGAATGAAACACAAAGAAATAATCTCATCAAAGGATTTGCTGAACTGGATCGTTATGATGTAATGATCATAGACACTGGTGCTGGTATCTCTGCCAATGTCATTGGCCTTGTGATGCCTGCCGATGAAGTGATTGTTGTCACCACACCGGAACCTACTTCTATTACCGATTCTTACGGCCTAATAAAATCCATTGTTTCCCAATCCAAAGACAAAAATCTAAAAATCATTGTGAACCGTGTGCGTTCTGCTATCGAAGGGAAAAAAGTGGCTGACCGCGTCATCGATATCTCTGGTCAATTTTTAGAAGTCCAAGTAGAGAACTTAGGATTTATTTTTCAAGATGAAGAAGTAGAAAAGTCCATTCGTGAACAAAAACCATTCATCATTGGAGCTCCTCGTTCCAAAGCAGCAGCTTGCCTCACAAGAGTCACACATACCCTCTTACAAACCGAAGGCGGTTATACAGATGAAGAAGGACTTACAGGTTTCTTTAAAAAATTCTTCAGCTTCGTAGACTTTAAAGAGAAGGAAATGGAAGAGAGGATGGAGGAAGATAACTAA